In Rattus norvegicus strain BN/NHsdMcwi chromosome 1, GRCr8, whole genome shotgun sequence, a genomic segment contains:
- the LOC120098145 gene encoding oocyte-specific homeobox protein 5-like, which produces MHANVLYRNILLSVQNTDIAEGPSFYPKFQMSSYTPMDTSSQLPQEPAWNLAFQMGQSPLVTSRTPMQSSPSVPEQNLNWQESQGSSRESKPMVLSDKYGGKQTGPVAPRKRRKERTQYSEKQKSVLQEHFAECQYPDKKLCLELASLIRVTEKEIKVWFKNNRAKCKQKNVPEALPEKNGGSEAVSGSTDFPGSIAVVGGDQGEPMATAILDVDSTPKLNCSQESSLDGNWTYDGAMCCLPEDLLDGNAPVTAGDSGVSAPVEAQADLAAAGAPVAMAVDTQNPEECEDLPLLDEGVWQWMLEDFHQLEDWFTKNYIESPSSTSHPLD; this is translated from the exons TACAGGAACATACTCCTATCAGTTCAGAACACAGATATCGCTGAAGGtccctcattttatccaaaattccAGATGTCTTCATATACCCCCATGGACACCAGTTCTCAATTGCCTCAAGAGCCTGCATGGAACTTAGCTTTTCAAATGGGCCAGAGTCCCCTTGTGACCTCAAGAACTCCAATGCAATCAAGTCCTTCAGTGCCTGAACAGAACCTAAATTGGCAAGAGTCCCAAGGGTCATCAAGGGAATCAA AACCTATGGTACTGTCAGATAAATATGGCGGTAAACAAACTGGCCCTGTGGCTCCAAGGAAGCGGCGAAAGGAACGCACTCAGTACTCTGAAAAACAAAAGTCCGTGCTGCAAGAACATTTTGCTGAGTGCCAGTACCCAGACAAGAAACTGTGTTTGGAGCTGGCATCCTTGATTCGTGTGACAGAGAAGGAGATCAAG GTCTGGTTCAAGAACAACCGGGCTAAGTGCAAACAGAAGAATGTTCCAGAAGCACTGCCAGAGAAAAATGGAGGCTCTGAAGCTGTTTCTGGGTCAACCGATTTTCCTGGTTCCATAGCTGTTGTTGGTGGTGACCAGGGAGAGCCCATGGCCACAGCCATTCTGGATGTGGATTCCACTCCCAAACTGAACTGCAGCCAGGAGTCTTCTCTGGATGGCAATTGGACCTATGATGGTGCCATGTGTTGTCTGCCAGAAGACTTGCTTGACGGTAATGCCCCTGTTACTGCTGGAGACTCTGGTGTATCAGCACCAGttgaagcccaggctgaccttgcaGCAGCTGGAGCTCCAGTTGCCATGGCAGTTGACACCCAAAACCCAGAGGAGTGTGAGGATTTACCTCTATTGGACGAAGGGGTCTGGCAATGGATGCTTGAAGACTTTCACCAATTGGAAGACTGGTTTACCAAGAACTACATTGAGAGTCCTAGCAGTACTTCTCACCCCCTTGACTAG